Proteins co-encoded in one Papaver somniferum cultivar HN1 chromosome 5, ASM357369v1, whole genome shotgun sequence genomic window:
- the LOC113280223 gene encoding acyl-CoA C20 Delta5-desaturase-like, whose amino-acid sequence MVAIDRAYLPNGEVQLKQTKKELFLSKRKVHLWDRVKLGSLIVEHIGLLFAPFYFTWNAFWVSLILGVLTLPIGISLSYHRNLSHRSFKLPKYLEYLFAYFGLHAVQGDPTFWVSVHRYHHQFVDSDRDPHSPIEGFWFSHINWVFQHNYLWEKCGKSNNVMDLKKQAYYRFLRRTHALHLLGLALLLYVAGGLPHLIWGMSVRLAVGHHGTFAVNSVCHTWGKRPWNTKDLSRNNWMVGYIAFAEGWHNNHHAFEYSARLGLEWWQLDIPWYFIKLLEYLGLATNVKVPTEIQKRKYASGIHKESQQTYD is encoded by the exons ATGGTTGCAATAGATCGTGCTTATCTTCCAAATGGTGAGGTGCAGTTGAAACAGACTAAAAAAGAGCTGTTTCTTTCGAAAAGAAAAGTTCATTTATGGGATCGTGTGAAGTTGGGGTCACTTATCGTAGAACATATCGGGCTCTTATTTGCTCCTTTCTACTTTACCTGGAATGCATTTTGGGTTTCTTTGATATTGGGTGTGCTAACTTTACCCATAGGGATAAGTCTATCTTACCATAGAAACCTTAGTCACCGTAGTTTTAAGCTACCGAAATACCTTGAATACTTGTTTGCTTATTTTGGACTTCATGCTGTACAG GGAGACCCGACGTTTTGGGTAAGCGTTCATCGATACCACCATCAGTTCGTAGATTCTGATCGAGACCCACATAGTCCAATTGAGGGATTTTGGTTCAGCCATATCAATTGGGTTTTTCAGCACAACTATCTTTGGGAAAAG TGCGGAAAATCAAACAATGTAATGGATTTGAAAAAGCAAGCCTACTACAGGTTTCTCCGGAGAACACATGCCCTTCATCTTCTTGGGCTTGCACTTCTGTTGTATGTTGCAGGAGGCTTACCGCACCTTATTTGGGGAATG AGTGTGAGACTAGCAGTCGGCCATCATGGAACATTTGCGGTGAATTCAGTTTGCCATACATGGGGAAAAAGGCCATGGAATACAAAAGACTTATCTAGAAACAACTGGATGGTGGGATATATAGCATTCGCAGAAGGTTGGCACAACAACCATCACGCCTTCGAGTATTCAGCTCGGTTAGGGCTTGAATGGTGGCAGCTCGACATTCCTTGGTACTTCATAAAGCTTCTCGAGTATCTTGGATTAGCAACAAATGTTAAAGTTCCCACGGAGATTCAGAAACGAAAATATGCCTCCGGAATTCATAAAGAATCTCAGCAAACATATGATTAA